From Apium graveolens cultivar Ventura chromosome 9, ASM990537v1, whole genome shotgun sequence, the proteins below share one genomic window:
- the LOC141685927 gene encoding uncharacterized protein LOC141685927, which yields MNFKRWQQKMHFYMTTLHLDRFRKEEVPLLTGESNTQTLYAVDAWKHSDYICQNYVLNCLDDSLDNVIIHKIHAERMITSESFQVAAVIEKLPPAWKMFKNYLKHKRKEMTMEDLILRLHIEEDNRGSEKNINVAIEKTNMVEHVESSKPKKTTSGKGGKLAPKGGISKSKFQEKFYNCDIVGHKSSDCKKPKKANKKKKANMLDHISKDMGDIDLCVTISEVNMVGSNPLEWWIDTGAPRHIFSDKAILSSLKASDIGEKLYMGNEDDL from the exons ATGAACTTTAAACGTTGGCagcaaaagatgcacttttataTGACCACGTTGCATCTGGATCGCTTCCGGAAGGAAGAGGTACCATTGCTCACTGGTGAGAGCAACACGCAGACTTTGTATGCTGTGGATGCTTGGAAGCATTCTGACTACATATGTCAGAATTATGTGTTAAATTGCTTGGATGACTCGTTGGATAAT GTGATTATTCATAAAATTCATGCTGAGAGAATGATCACTAGTGAATCTTTTCAAGTTGCTGCTGTGATTGAAAAGCTGCCACCTGCATGGAAGAtgttcaagaactaccttaagcacaagcgaaaggagatgaCCATGGAGGATCTGATTCTCAGACTTCATATTGAAGAAGACAATAGAGGATCTGAGAAGAATATAAATGTTGCTATTGAGAAGACAAACATGGTAGAGCATGTTGAAAGCTCCAAGCCCAAAAAGACCACCTCTGGTAAAGGGGGAAAActggcacccaagggagggatttcgaagtcaaAATTTCAAGAGAAGTTCTACAACTGTGATATAGTGGGTCATAAGTCTTCTGATTGCAAGAAACCCAAAAAGGCCAACAAGAAGAAAAAAGCAAACATGCTCGATCATATCTCCAAGGATATGGGTGACATAGACCTATGTGTTACGATCTCTGAAGTGAACATGGTCGGCTCTAATCCGCTTGAGTGGTGGATCGATACTGGTGCTCCTAGACATATCTTCTCAGACAAGGCGATTTTatctagcctcaaagcttccgatATTGGTGAGAAGCTTTACATGGGTAATGAAGATGACCTCTAg